A window of Osmerus mordax isolate fOsmMor3 chromosome 11, fOsmMor3.pri, whole genome shotgun sequence genomic DNA:
CTCTCTAGAAGCCTGACCATGTGGACAGGAGGCCAGCTCGATGTCATCTCCActgtccctgacacacacacacactgcctgtcaGAAGATCTGTACATCTGTGTCCTCATATAGTATACTATACTGGTACCCTGAAAGTaggtgtgtatatacagtatatatatacactatacTGGTACCCTGGATCCATGCAGTCCTGGATGTCGGCCACCCACGAGTTCTTCTGCAGGGAGTCGATGGTCTCCAGGATGAACTCCCCTCCGTTCTCCACCTGGCcccgaacacacacagggacgtgtgtgtgactgtgtgtgtgtgactgtgtgtgtgtgtgtgactgtgtgtgtgtgtgtggttcctacCTTCAGGACGAAGGTGTTGTCTTTATCCGGCATCTCCAGAGGCATGGTGGTCCTCACCTCCACGATGGCTGTCAGAGGGATGCTCACCTTGGGCTTCCAggactggagcacacacacacacgaagagtgcagaagaaaaaaaggttatGTGCCATTTTTTACTGTTATAATTGCGAAAAAATGAGCCCCTTCTGCCCCGctgccgttctctctctcactacagcAGTTTCTACAACAAAAATTTCACACCactgaatttgttggttttgaatttcAATGTTTCCAATAATTATGATCCAAAAATTAAAGGTTTGGAAATTctggttgctcaaattcgaacagtaaaattcagatcccCAAAATTCAATAAAGAAAATTcaagcttcagaaattcaattaaaacaaaattcaggctgctcaaattcgaaTGGTGAAATTATGATCCAAAAACATTGAACCGAAAAAATTTGGGCTGGAAGATCGAGTCTGAGGTGcctggggtctgaggagagaggaggtgcctggggtctgaggagagaggaggtgcctggggtctgaggagagaggaggtgcctggggtctgaggagagaggaggtgcctggggtctgaggagagaggaggtgcctggggtctgaggagagaggaggtgcctggggtctgaggagagaggaggtgcctggggtctgaggagagagtaggtgcctggggtctgaggagagaggaggtgcctggggtctgaggagagaggaggtgcctggggtctgaggagagaggaggtgcctggggtctgaggagagaggaggtgcctGGGGTCTGAGGCAAGCAGTTGCTTCACATCTCCTTTTCGGAGAAGTGAGATGGTTCAATTGCATTCAGGCTCGATTGCCTTACCTATCCTTGATATCTCGGATGTTGCAATCTGATTTTTTTCAGCTCAAATTTTTTTGATCTGAATTTCATCATtagaatttgagcaacctgaatttccgaaCCTAGAATTTTTTTATctgaatttttttttacattaaaatgaattcttattttaatttcaaagaggtgaattcaaaatcAACAAATTTGGTGGTGTTTAAGTATTCAGGAGAATCAATCCGGAGTTTACTAACGGTTAGTATCACAATTCTCTGcacaaatgtgtccaaaactgatacattaaattaagttaaatataataatattcatagttaaatacattcggcaaatataacaatatgagttcAACGTAACATAAAAACTATTTAgcgctcaaattaatgcaaaTAATTTTTTTTCGCTCGCATTACTTGTTGCAGTCCCTATCAACACTCACATCTAACCGATACTAGGACATAGGTTTGGGCTGAGACccaaatgtttacaacgtctggctccacGCCTGCCTACCGCCACAAATATAATcacattctgtgggaaacactggtgtgtgtacctgtcactgtgtgtgtccctaccTTGGGAGGAACGTAGAACTCCAGCAGGAActtttcccctccttcctccttcctggtcTTCCTCAGCAGCAGGCGACATTTCTGCCACTGGGTGGCGCCCATGCAGCTGGTGTCATCAGCTACCAtgtacctgaacacacaccagtTAACTCAGCCAGGGTAACCCAGCAGCTAGCTTAGCAAGGCTAGCCCAGCAGTGTTACAGAGTTAGCATAGCCAGGCTAGCCCAGAGAGTGTTACAGAGTTAGCATAGCCAGGCCAGCCCAGCAGTGTTACAGAGTTAGCATAGCCAGGCTAGCCCAGCAATATTACAGAGTTAGCATAGCCATGCTAGCCCAGCAGTGTTACAAAGTTAGCATAGCCAGGCTAGCCCAACAGTGTTACATAGTTAGCATAGCCAGGCTAGCCCAGCAGTGTTACAGAGTTAGCATAGCCAGGCTAGCCCAGCAGTGTTACAAAGTTAGCATAGCCAGGCTAGCCCGACAGAAGGTGACGTACCTGagcaccccctccctctgcacctCCAGCAGCTCCGCCCGGTGTCCCTGCGCTCCTCTGGGGAGCCTCAGCTTCTGGGCCCACCTCTCCCCGGGGGCCTCGCCCGCCCCCATACCCCCGTTCCTGCGCTGCCCCCCCGGGGGGTCCTGCTCCGGGGAGGCCCTCCGCTGCCACATCTCCTTCACACCGTCCACCACGCACAGACTCATGTTCCTGAGAGAGAAGCCCTTCTTGAAACGGGCCTTGGGGTGTCCCAGAGACACATCCTCAGAGCTGCGTGACTGCCCCAGCGCCGACACcttgtgggggggcggggggccgcGGGCGGAggcccctgccaccccccctccccccccgccgctGTCCATGCTGTCCAGGGACTCACTGGAGGCGCCAGCGTCCTGGCGGCGCTGGTAGAGCTCTAGGCCGTAAGGTAGCTGGCAGCCCTGGATCCCCAGGAAGGGGACGATGCTGTACTTGGGCGTGCCGCCTGGCCCCTCCTCGCCGGACGCAAGCTGGCTCTCCCTCGCCTGGGCAAGCACCGAGGAGAAGCACTCCAGGAAGTGGCGGGCGAAGTGCTGGGAGAAGCTGGCGTCGGCCCCGGGGGCGTCGTAGCAGGGGTTCTCCGACAGGAAGCGTTGGAACTTGTGGGCGAAGTCTGCGGCGCAGGCGCGGGCGTGGAGCTCGCAGAATTCCCTCCAGTCCGGCagcgggcaggaggaggaggaggagggggaggagagctccACCACACCCGGCACCACTCCGTTCATCACTGGGCCATGCCAActcacctggagggagggggaggtggaaggacagtgggagagagggggggaaggaagaagagagagagggaaggagggaaggaaaggagggagagagagggaagggaaggagggagagagaggagggagggagggaga
This region includes:
- the LOC136952073 gene encoding SH2B adapter protein 2 codes for the protein MNGVVPGVVELSSPSSSSSCPLPDWREFCELHARACAADFAHKFQRFLSENPCYDAPGADASFSQHFARHFLECFSSVLAQARESQLASGEEGPGGTPKYSIVPFLGIQGCQLPYGLELYQRRQDAGASSESLDSMDSGGGGGGVAGASARGPPPPHKVSALGQSRSSEDVSLGHPKARFKKGFSLRNMSLCVVDGVKEMWQRRASPEQDPPGGQRRNGGMGAGEAPGERWAQKLRLPRGAQGHRAELLEVQREGVLRYMVADDTSCMGATQWQKCRLLLRKTRKEEGGEKFLLEFYVPPKSWKPKVSIPLTAIVEVRTTMPLEMPDKDNTFVLKVENGGEFILETIDSLQKNSWVADIQDCMDPGDSGDDIELASCPHGQASREFSMVSSCSCELLSEGTHRASERSCGPAVVELYSAPSVRCRDFTQHPSHLLLENFLLSPDTLGVPGEAGEGGEGAPSMEGLPWFHGTLSRVRAAQLVLAGGTRSHGLFVIRQSETRPGEYVLTFNFQGKAKHLRLSVNESGQCHVHHLWFHTVTDMLRHFHTHPIPLESGGSAHVTLRSYVQVQRLPTDVNVPPLPTPSSRPDPPQPSLHLPGGPQPAGPPPDGPLSSSSSSSSPTTLPGLSHTEPGSAGVGGAGVGLTSRSNSSERLLEVSTGGSEDYHDTDGTRRARAVENQYSFY